In a genomic window of Meriones unguiculatus strain TT.TT164.6M chromosome 8, Bangor_MerUng_6.1, whole genome shotgun sequence:
- the LOC110565339 gene encoding interleukin-36 alpha: MSMATGQGAAVPWRTYVQDLSSRVWVLHNNVLTAVPRKERTVPVTVTLIPCLYLETLEKDKGDPMYLGVNEPQCCLFCTKDEGQPVLQLKKGDIMELYRQKEPVKPSLFYHNKNGTTSTFESAAFPGWFIAVCSTGSCPLFLTQELGKTSITDFQMSTVH, translated from the exons ATGAGTATGGCTACAG GACAAGGCGCAGCAGTACCTTGGCGAACATACGTTCAGGATCTTAGTAGTCGTGTGTGGGTCCTTCATAACAATGTCCTCACTGCAGTCCCAAGGAAAGAACGGACCGTTCCAG TCACTGTTACCTTAATCCCGTGCCTATATCTGGAGACTCTTGAGAAGGACAAGGGGGATCCCATGTATCTGGGAGTGAACGAACCTCAGTGCTGCCTGTTCTGCACAAAGGATGAAGGACAGCCTGTGCTGCAACTGAAG AAAGGAGACATAATGGAACTGTACCGCCAAAAGGAACCTGTAAAACCCTCTCTCTTCTATCACAACAAGAATGGCACAACCTCAACGTTCGAGTCTGCAGCCTTCCCTGGTTGGTTCATTGCTGTCTGCTCCACAGGAAGCTGTCCACTCTTTCTGACCCAAGAGCTAGGGAAAACCTCCATCACTGACTTTCAGATGAGTACAGTGCATTAA